The proteins below are encoded in one region of Zootoca vivipara chromosome 10, rZooViv1.1, whole genome shotgun sequence:
- the GPR22 gene encoding G-protein coupled receptor 22, with product MCFSSILEVNMQSESNITVRDAIDDINTNMYQPLSYPLSFQVSLTGFLMLEIVLGLGSNLTVLVLYCMKSNLINSVSNIITMNLHVLDVIICVGCIPLTIVILLLSLESNTALICCFHEACVSFASVSTAINVFAITLDRYDISVKPANRILTMGRAVTLMTSIWIVSFFAFLIPFIEVNFFSLQSANTWENKTLLCVSTNEYYTELGMYYHLLVQIPIYFFTVIVMLITYSKILQALNIRIGTRFSTAQKKKARKKKTISLSTQHETTDVSQSSGGRNVVFGVRTSVSVIIALRRAVKRHRERRERQKRVFRMSLLIISTFLLCWTPITVLNTTILCLGPSDLLVKLRLCFLVMAYGTTIFHPLLYAFTRQKFQKVLKSKMKKRVVSIVEADPIPNNAVIHNSWIEPKRNKTITFEDHEVRQKCLVPQVVTD from the coding sequence atgtgtttctcttccattCTAGAGGTCAACATGCAGTCTGAATCCAACATTACAGTTCGAGATGCCATTGATGACATCAACACAAATATGTACCAACCATTGTCTTATCCATTAAGCTTTCAAGTTTCTCTTACTGGATTTCTGATGCTAGAAATTGTATTGGGACTTGGCAGCAACCTCACCGTATTGGTACTTTACTGCATGAAATCCAACTTAATCAACTCGGTCAGTAACATTATTACAATGAACCTGCACGTCCTTGATGTAATAATTTGTGTGGGATGTATTCCTCTAACTATAGTTATTCTTCTGCTTTCTCTGGAGAGCAACACAGCACTGATCTGCTGCTTCCATGAGGCGTGTGTCTCCTTCGCAAGTGTTTCCACTGCAATCAACGTCTTTGCTATCACTTTGGACCGATACGATATCTCTGTGAAGCCTGCAAATCGGATTTTGACAATGGGAAGGGCTGTAACGCTCATGACATCGATATGGATTGTCTCTTTCTTCGCATTCTTAATTCCATTCATCGAAGTGAACTTCTTCAGTCTTCAAAGTGCCAATACTTGGGAAAATAAGACGCTCTTGTGTGTCAGCACGAATGAATACTACACAGAGCTGGGAATGTACTACCACCTTTTAGTGCAGATTCCTATATATTTTTTCACCGTTATAGTAATGTTAATTACATACAGCAAAATCCTCCAGGCACTCAATATCCGAATAGGCACAAGATTCTCCACGgcacaaaagaaaaaagcaaggaagaaaaaaaccatTTCTTTGTCCACACAACATGAAACTACTGACGTATCCCAAAGCAGTGGAGGGAGAAACGTCGTCTTTGGAGTAAGGACTTCCGTTTCTGTTATAATTGCCCTACGGAGGGCTGTAAAGAGACATCGCGAAAGACGGGAAAGACAGAAGAGAGTCTTCAGGATGTCACTGTTGATCATTTCAACTTTTCTTCTCTGCTGGACGCCAATTACAGTTTTAAATACTACCATTTTATGCTTGGGCCCAAGTGACCTTTTGGTAAAACTGAGATTATGTTTTCTAGTCATGGCATATGGAACTACCATCTTTCATCCTCTACTATACGCATTCACTAGGCAGAAATTTCAGAAAGTtctgaaaagcaaaatgaaaaaacgTGTTGTTTCAATAGTGGAAGCTGACCCCATTCCAAATAATGCTGTTATACACAACTCGTGGATAGAGCCTAAGAGGAACAAGACAATTACTTTTGAAGACCATGAAGTAAGACAGAAATGCTTAGTACCTCAGGTTGTCACAGATTAG